In the genome of Microcoleus vaginatus PCC 9802, the window TGCTGTTAATGTGAAGGTCAAAATTTTCCCTTTAACTGCTTTTGATCTCATAAACACGAGCTCCCACACTCAGTTTATATAAAATAAACTTCCCGATTTCAATTTAAGAAATTTATGGCGGAAGTTTCGGCTGCATTCTACCTTTGAGAAATCCTCTCCACCACTCTTGTTTAGCACTGTTACTTTGCCTTTTGTTGACTTGTTTTTTTCTTTTTTAGATGGCGCTGATTCAATATTCGAGCGAGGAATAAAAGTAGTATGGCGGTTATAGCTGCAATTCCAACAGGCGTTAAATATGTCCAGTGATTGGCCATTTTATCCAAGATATGCCAGGTTAATAAAAACATAGCAAGGTAAGTGAGACGCTGCAAATTTTTCCAATTTTTCTTAAGTCTTTTCACGCTCCAATCGTTAGAGGTGATAGCCAAAAGAGTAAAAATAATGAATGTTGCTACTCCCTGGAAGTAAACAAAATAAGTTTTGATATCAAAGATATCAAAGTTTCTTTGTTTGAAAAAGATGAATCCGTGAAGTACAGATAAAAAGAAAGAGAGCAGACCAATGAGGCGACGATATTTCAGCAGCCATTGGGGA includes:
- a CDS encoding iron reductase; this encodes MMDLDTFSQASFWGFAALTAYILTLLPTNLIIVFPVTKTTGFPQWLLKYRRLIGLLSFFLSVLHGFIFFKQRNFDIFDIKTYFVYFQGVATFIIFTLLAITSNDWSVKRLKKNWKNLQRLTYLAMFLLTWHILDKMANHWTYLTPVGIAAITAILLLFLARILNQRHLKKKKTSQQKAK